Part of the Salvelinus sp. IW2-2015 linkage group LG7, ASM291031v2, whole genome shotgun sequence genome, atatgggttatttttcacttcctaatgcttccactagatgtcaaccatctttagaacgtggtttcaggctgctcatgtgaaggggggccggatgggagctgttttactaagtggtctgcctacagcctcgttctcagtcacgcgctttcacttgagaggttgctctcgttccagtgcatttctacagacaatggaattctctggttggaacattattgaacttttatgataaaaacatcctaaagattgattctatacttagtttgacaagtttcttcgacctgtaatataactttttgaacgtttcgtccgaatggacGAGAAtgcgcttttggattgtttaccaaacgccctaacaaaagaagctattggacataaatggacataaatgatggacattatcgaacacaactagcatttattgtggaactgcgattcctgggagtgcattctgatgaagatcatcaaaggtaagtgaatatttatatataaataatatgaataatgttgactacccaacatggtggatatttctctggctggtttgggctctgagcgccgttctcagattatgctttttccgtaaagtttttttgaaatctgacacagcggttgcattaaggagaagtgtatctaaagtttcatgtataattgctgtattttcatcaacatttattatgagtatttctgtgaattattgtggctctctgcaatatcactgcatgttttggaactattGAATCTAACaagccaatgtaaaataagattttgggatataaatatgaactttaccgaacaaaacatacatgtattgtgtaacatgcagtcctatgagtgtcatctgatgaagatcatcaaaggttagggattcattttatctctatttgtgctttttgtgactcctctctttggcgggaaaaatggctgggtttatctgtgacttggtggtgacctaacataatcgtttgtggagctttcgctgtaaagcatttttgaaatcagacactgtgactggattaacgagaattttgaATGCCGGACTTTGTGGTTCGCTATGAGCAGACAAATACACAGGTATTTGAAACGTCACCATTATAGCAGTGAAATTAAAATGTGCTAGTTTTAGCTTGTGGTTTGAATAATTGTGACGTTTATGATAAAAACGTAATGTTGTTAGTATAGTAATGACTATATTCTGTGGCAGAGGCAGGGTGAAATTCCCCCTTAAAACTCTTTCCAGGCATTGTTCTAATGAAAAGAGAACTGCTCCATGTTCAAGGGCACTCTGACGCATTCTGACCCAAATGTAAGATAGTATGGGTTCTTAGGTCACTAGGACACATatggctgcctctctctcacacacatacagcggAGTGCTTTCTAGGAGCTGTCTCATTAGTTTAGGGTAAGCATGGTTTGTTTCTCCTGTCAAAGGCAATATGTATTCTGCCCCTATCCCATATTGTtgctttaaaggcccagtgcagtcaaaaaaacttcttttatatacatttccacactatgaggttggaataatactgtgaaattgtgaaaagtatgataatgcccttttagtgtaagagctgtttgaaaagaccgcctgaaatttcagtgggatggagttttggcctgcctggtgacatcaccaggtggtaaatttgttaatagaccaataagaacgagaattccaaacttctctgccaataacagctagttttcagttttcccctccccacttagaccactcccagacagtcctagcaaaattcctgcttgagaaattgctcttcgctaagaagctatttttgtttatttttgatcattttaattgaaacaatcacagtaaggtacttaattgttaatcagaaatgatttgatattgagataaaaacagctgcattgaacCTTTCATTTGGGGTTCGTcattttcaatgctgcagatttagTCAATTTAATTTGTTCTTATTCTTCCCAAGACAATCAAGAATGCTAATGACTGTGTCAAACTCAACAAGAGGGTGATCATAGATCAAACTAAGAGGAAAAAATACAGTGTTTTCTAACATTTTTATTGGTGAAGAATACAAGGGTCTATAGAGACTTAATAACGTTCAAGAAAACATGTTTACATCCATGCATGGTCAACAGATACTAAGCCTATATGGATTTATCAACAAAATTACACTTGATGAGTCAAATTAGTCTTATTGCTGAAGTGTATGGGGCCCAACCAGAGTCTGAGCAATGTTTAGATGACAGACAACAAAAATAAGAACTTAAGCTTGATTAAGAGTGCTCTCTGCTGGCAGAAAGAAAGTTTCACACTGTATTTGCTTTTTATCACATACAGAGACGCTTGAGAGCAGAAATGACCACTCAGACTGGTCTGTCACAGGATTCTTCTGGGCAATTTCTCTTCTACCCATGGATTAAAGGTCACAACCTAAACCAAGAGAAAAGAAACACAGGTTACTGTAGCTACTGTGACCATTGTCTGTTAGCTGCGGGATTGTGATACTGAGCTATTTatgctattcaaatcaaatcaaattgtattaatcacatttgccgaatacaacaggtgcagaccttacagtgaaatgcttacttatgagcccttaaccaacaatgcagttaaaaaaacacaaaaaaaacaagtaattaaagagcagcagtaaaataacaatagtgagactacagtatatacaggagggtacaggtacagagtcaatgtgtgggggcaccggttaattgaggtaatatgcacatgtgggtagagttattaaagggactatgcataggtGATAACAACAGaaagtagcagcggtgtaaaagagggggggcaatgcaaatagtctgggtagccatttgattaggtgttcaggagtcttatggcttggggctagaagctgtttagaagcctcttggacctagacttggcgctccggtactgcttgccgtgcggtagcagagagaacagtctatgactagggtggctggagtctttgacaatttttagggcctccctctgacaccgcctggtatagaggtcctggaatgcagggagcttggccccagtgatgtactgggccgttcgcactaccctctgtagtgccttgcggtcggaggccgagcagtttccataccaggcagtgatgcaaccagtcaggatgctcgcgatggtgcaactgtagaaccttttgaggatctgaggacccgtgccaaatcttttcagtgccctcttcaggactgtcttggtgtgcttggaccatgttagtttgttggtgatgtggacaccaaggaacttgaaactctcaacctgcccactgcagcctcgtcgatgagaatgggggtgttctcggtcctctttttcctgtagtccacaataatctcctttgtcttgatcacgttgaaggagaggttgttgtcctgccaccacacggtcaggtctgtgacctcctccctaaagactttctcatcgttgttggtgatcaggcctactgtaccactgttgtgtcatcggcaaatttaatgatggtgttggagtcatgcctggccgtgcagtcatgagtgaacagggagtacaggagggcactgagctgtgcttccctttgtagtctgtaatggtttgcaagccctgcgacatccaacgagcatcagagccggtgtagtacgattcaatcttagtcctgtattgacgctttacctgtttgatggtacgtcggagggcatagcgggacttcttataagcttccgggttagagtcccgctccttgaaatcggcagctctagcctttagctcagtacggatgttgcctgtaatccatggcttctggttggggtatgtacgtacagtcactgttgggacgacgtcatcgatgcacttattgattaagCCAATGACTTAtgcggtgtactcctcaatgccatcggaggaatccctgaacatattccagtctgtgctagcaaaacaattctgtagcttagcatctgcttcatctgaccacttttttattgatctagttactggtgcttcctgctttaatttttgcttgtaagcaggaatcaggaggatagaattatggtcagatttgccaaatggagggcgagggagagctttgtatgtatctctgtgtgtggagtaaaggtgatccagagttttttttctctctggttgcacatttaacatgctgataaaaatttggtaaaatggatttaagtttccctgcattaaagtccccgggctACTATGAGCGcagcctctgggtgagcgttttcttgtttgcttatggcggaatacagctcattcaatgttgtcttagtGCCAggctctgactgtggtggtatgtaaacagctacgaaaaatactgATGAATACtgtctaggtagatagtgtggtctacagcttatcatgagattacctcaggcgagcaagagctcgagacttccttagatatcgtgcaccagctgttatttacaaaaatacatagcccgccgccccttgtcttaccagacgccgctgttctatcctgccggtacagcgtataaccagccagctgtatgttgatagtgtcgttgttcagccacaactccgtgaagcataagatattacagtttttaatgtcttgttggtagtttaatcttgcgcgTAGGTcttctattttattctccaaagattgcacgtttgctagaagaatggaaggaagtggaggtttattcgatcacctacgaattctcagaaggcagctcgacctctggcccctttttctacacctcctcttcacgcaaatcacagggatctgggcctgttcccgagaaagcagtatatcgttctcATCAGGcacgtcagactcgttaaaggaaaaaaaggattctgacagtccgtggtgagtaatcacagtcctgatgtccagaagttattttcggtcataagagaggctagcggcaacattatgtacaaaataagtaaaaaaaataagtaacaaaaAACGCAAATAAACTAACCAAAAAACACAACcagttggggacacgtaaaatgtctgccttcttctccggtgcCATTATTATTTCATCCCTCACCTTACAGTGTAGCCTTGGTCTCTGCCTTATCCTTAGCCTCCTCCTCTACTACTAGATTCTTCTTACTGAGGTGCCGCACCACCATCGTGGCATTGAATGCCCTCTGAAAATATATAAtccacaggtacaaaagtgtgcttttagaaaaagtacattttgccaTTATACCCCAGTGTATCACAGTGACAAAGTCACATGTTTCTAGTAGGTGACAAAAACGTACCTCTACCATAGACtacttaaactggtacaacacttccactcaaaaataactaactgaaagaACAGGCTGAGCCACGCAtccaatataatttcccagtgtgGCTTGCTTTGTTGAGGAAATTGTAgcgttaccacccatgactgtatttgttagtgaaatggttgttgaatttgttcattttcagtctcgtggccttcaccaagtgagttcctaggTGTATGTTATCATTAAAATGAAGCTCTTTATGACAATACGTTTACATATCTCATTaggaaactcatggtttacaggccacaccAGGCCTGCAAGTAGGGTTGCAATATTCCGCTAACTAGAAAGCCTGGTTGAATAATTTCTTGCTTATTCCCTCTGTTTTCCATGAATCTTCCAACTGTGATTTCTGGAAAACATGTAAAATGTGGGAATGTTAGCAGAATTTTGCTATCCTACCTataagtcacattatgctggcttgcaaagtgatatgtAATTCCTATTTGAATCCAGCCAGATTTTGGATGTCCAACAGCtggaatttttattcacccgcaacctgcctTCTTTATGACTGCCAGAGTTaggaacatttttctcttgtattattgactgtacgtttgtttatcacatgtgtaactctgtgttgttgtttttgtcacactactttgctttatcttggccaggtcgcagttgtaaatgagaacttgttctcaactggcctacctggttaaataaaggtgaaataaaattaaaaattaaaaacattgtgtGGAGACTACTTacgccatttaaactggaacaaacatttcaataacaggtgcaaaaaatctaactaactgattggattagtttagaaaaatgtatgttatttatctttatgTAGCATAAGACTAATCAATCAATGAATGTATACGCAAAAACAAAGATATTACAAACTATTCAAAAATaatctacctgcagtagagcatgctggcaAATATGATAATGATTATGGTACAAATGTGGCTTTTTAGTGTACCACCCCAGTGACAAAGCTGTTAGTATCCTCGGAAACAGAAATGTACCTTCACATCGTATCCCTTTTTTGGAGAACGAGAGTATAATTATTGTACatttatattcaaaatattgggtACAAAAATGTACCACCAGACACTTTATCCACATATGTACCCTAAAATGTACCATGTGAGATCATTATGTGTACCTCTGAAGGCACAttgtgtattttgatatttttgttcccCAGGGAACAATATTGTACACTAACTGCAcccttatttctaagagtgtagtgcatTCCTGCACACAGAATAATTGATTTACATAAGTCAATGTAACTGGGCATATATCCAGATTCTAGTTTTATGGGAGATATTGTATTGTGGAAGATGATTTGGACATTTTAAACAGTGCCCAGGCAGGACTAATCTTACCTTCCACTGGCTCTTAGCAAAGTTCTTCTGGATCTGCTTACTGACGGATCCATGAATGTTCTTCTCCAGAGCGGCTCCTCCTGATATCCTgattcaacaacacacacagcaccaatCAACAAGCCATCAATACCATTATCATATAACTTTGGAGTCATTAGCCCGCtatgcaaaaactggttgaatcaacgttgtttccacatcatttcaacaaccAAAATTCTATGTTATGACGTTGAATCagcatggaaaactgattggatttgaaaaaagtcatcaacgtaagggaagtttgtatttttttcacccaacttttaacctaaatccaatgacatggtgacatgttttgttgatttcacgttagttgacaaccacacctcaaccaaatgtaaatcaaaactagacattgaactgacatctgtgcccagtgggatgctaTGTGTACCGTATACTACATGTGATATAGTAACAGACCTACAGGATGCTTTTCATCGAAATCCTAAAGGAAACATAAAGTGATATGCAATCAATATAGATCAAgaaaattattatattttgagCAGAAAGAATCTATTGTATGTTTGGATTAAAGTGATCTATGTTTAAAACTCAACTGCCATGGACATTACGATAGGCTATAGAAGTATAGAAATACTTGAAAATATCCCTATTTATCAAAGTACCCATTCATTGTGTTGTATAGAACATCTCATTATTTTCTTCAACTGACCAAAGACATGCACACTGATAGTACTGAGAATGTGTACTAAACGTGTTATAGAAAAGAATACACACAAAGCTCCTAATCCTTTTTTAAACTCACCAAAGATGCTTCAAGGCCTGCTCACAATTGTACCTCTTCTCTGGTTCTTTCTGCAACATGTGCGGAATGAAATCTTTTGCTGAACGGAAAAATGTGGAGAGAGAAGCAGCATTCAGGAGGACATACAATTTCAAGACAAAAGAAAGTTAAATTAAAAGCAcattgaaagaaagaaaaataagtaATTATAGTCAAGACAGTGATAACGTTGTGTGTGAAATATGTGTGAGATGTGATACAGGCTGTGATACAGGCTAGCTAAAAGGATCTCTCATAGACCAAGGTCATACTTTACCTGAATTAGAGATTTCATCCCAATACGGGGAGTCAAACTCATATTCAGCCTTTATGATCTGCCTGTACATATGTGACTCACTCTCGTCATAAAACGGAGGGTAGCCACAGAGTCTGGAACGTAAAAAAGAAATCCTTTAAGCACAACATAACTTTTCACTTGTCTGTATTAAGTCAACTGTGAGGAATTAACCATTACCATACACTCACAGTATATAGGTGATCACCCCCAGAGCCCATAGGTCCACTTCTTTGCCATATGATTTCTGCTGCAGAAGCTCTGGTGCTGCACACAAAATGAAAGAGAAGGTTAATGTATGAGGCTCAAACTGCTTTAATTCTACATGATGAGGGTTCAGAAGTGATGTATGTATTTGGGGATCCTCACCCACATACGCAGGGGTTCCACATGCTGTGGTGAGCACCCCCTGCTCCTCCATCTTGGACAGGCCAAAGTCACTGATGACAATCTTGGAATCTTCCGACGGAGTCTGATACAGTAGGTTCTCAGGCTGGAATGATAACAATAGAAGGCCTAAAATAATTGACAATTAAGCTGTATCTAATAATCACTTGAACACTTCTACCAAACAATAAGAAAATCACATGAGTGTTGATCCCAATTATATTGAGCACATTGACCATCTATCTACCTTAAACTGTGAACTCTCAGATACATTCTATTCTCTTTTATGTTGATATACTTGGGGGACATAACAGTAATCCTACTACGATGCTGTTTATAGTGAGGTTAAGTGTTTTTCTAACAGCTAGTGGACAGTAGTACCTTCAGGTCCCTGTGCACGATGCCCAGCTGGTGGAGGTATTGGACTGCCTCCAGAACCTGTTGTATGACACGGCTGGCATCCCTCTCAGTGTAACTCCCCTTCTCCAGAATACGGTCCAGCAACTCGCCTCCTGTAACACTGTGGTAACAAGCCTTCAATTGCATTGTAAAATATAAGCAACGAAATAATCAGCAATTCATCTTGGATTAGATCATTTCAGGGTATCTAAATAAAAATTCCACCACCCACAGAGTCATAACCAGATAAAGTTTTGTAGATGTCTCGAAGGTCTCTTCCAATGCCACAATGTTGGGATGGTTGATTCTGAAGGggaaacaatggatacactctgaACCATTGATTTCTTGTCTATTTTGTATTAGCTAAAAGTGCAGATGTGACACTAACCTGCGTAGCACTGCTATCTCATTCTCCAACATGCCTTCTTTGCCCTTTAGCGCCCTCTTGCGGATACACTTGACTGCTACAAGTTTCAGGGTGCGGCGGTGCTGAGCCACGTACACCACGGAGAATGATCCCCTGAAACACGCCCACATCATATTAGTAACCATTCATACAGGCTTTCGTTCTCATTGCTTTATTTTGGGATAATAATTACTCAGTCACCCGATGAATTGCGATGGCTTCCCCCTCTGACAACTCCGGGGGCCTCTGCTAGAGTATTGTAATACTTCATAATGGGAAGAATGTGCCAGTATTTCAGTCAGCATCAAGGCATCAAGGTAATGGCTCTCACAGAACTGTATGGCTCTCACACCAAGTAAAGAGCCTTATATCTGTGTGGAAACGGCATGCAGATCTAATCCTATGTGGCAAAAATATAACAGACACTCActctcctatcttctctctcAGATCATACACTGCTGTGATGTCCTCTGCTTTCTTCCTGAATTCCTTCCCCAGAGGCATCTTCAATAGGCTTTATGCAATGGGAAAATAGAAAAACGTAATGTCTCCTTTATTTGAGCAGAAATAACTAATTCACCATTCAAAGGAAAAGCAATAAGGTTATTCACCCAATCCAATTACACTGGTTAGTTATTTGGCAAAAAATAACTCTAGGGTCTGCACATCTTTATTATTAGGTTAAGAGTAGCCTTTATTTTATATTCTAATGTGTGTAACTTCccaaatattatttttaaaaGGTGTTCAAATGAAATAGCCATCATAAGATAGGTCTGGAAGTAATCTGAATCATCTTTATATTGCTTTGAAGGTTTCTGAAGTTTCCGTCACTTTCCATCGAATGGTCATGTTCCGTGCCAAATATGTCTGTACAAGGACttcactattatatatatatgtctgtacAAGGACttcactattatatatatatgtctgtacAAGGACTTCACTATTATATAATATATGTCTGTAAAAGGACTttcactattatatatatatgtctgtacAAGGACttcactattatatatatatatatgtctgtacAAGGACttcactattatatatatatagtctgtACAAGGACttcactattatatatatatgtctgtacAAGGacttcatattatatatatatgtcttaCAAGGACTTCACTATTAATATATATATGTCTGTACAAGGACttcactattatatatatatgtctgtacAAGGACTTCACTATTATAATATATATGTCTGTACAAGGACttcactattatatatatatgtctgtacAAGGACTTCACTATTATAAATATATTGTCTGTACAAGGACttcactattatatatatatatatgtctgtacAAGACTTCACTATTATAATATATATGTCTGTACAAGGACttcactattatatatatatatgtctgtacAAGGACttcactattatatatatatgtctgtacAAGGACttcctattatatatatatgtctgtacAAGAACttcactattatatatatatgtctgtacAAGGACttcactattatatatatatgtctgtacAAGGACttcactattatatatatatgtctgtacAAGGACttcactattatatatatatgtctgtcAGGACttcactattatatatatatatatgtctgtacAAGGACttcactattatatatatatatatgtctgtacAAGGACTTcactattaatatatatatatatttgtctgtACAAGGACttcactattatatatatatatatgtctgtacAAGGACttcactattatatatatatatgtctgtacAAGGACTTCACTATTATATTTTTCCAACAGTGTAACCAAAATGTTAAATGCAGAATTCAACTTTACAGCCTCAGGcgcattttaaatatatattttgatagtGTTCAAGCCTAtaacatacatgtgtttataACCTATTGTATTACCTCCAAATAGCATGGCAGAATGACTTGGTCAAATCTAACCTCCTAGTCTAAATAGGACATGACTATTCAAATAAACTTTAATCTACCTGTAAAGTCTATACAATATAAAACAAGTGTGCTGTTTGGTTATATGTGGCAAAAAATAATAGGATGCCAGTTTACCTGTTGATTGCAGTGGCGGAGAATaatcctgactgactgactgttagcGGTCTTCACAGTTCTTCTCTCTGTACCTTCGTCACCACTCT contains:
- the pnck gene encoding calcium/calmodulin-dependent protein kinase type 1B isoform X2, which codes for MPLGKEFRKKAEDITAVYDLREKIGEGSFSVVYVAQHRRTLKLVAVKCIRKRALKGKEGMLENEIAVLRRINHPNIVALEETFETSTKLYLVMTLVTGGELLDRILEKGSYTERDASRVIQQVLEAVQYLHQLGIVHRDLKPENLLYQTPSEDSKIVISDFGLSKMEEQGVLTTACGTPAYVAPELLQQKSYGKEVDLWALGVITYILLCGYPPFYDESESHMYRQIIKAEYEFDSPYWDEISNSAKDFIPHMLQKEPEKRYNCEQALKHLWISGGAALEKNIHGSVSKQIQKNFAKSQWKVVTFNPWVEEKLPRRIL
- the pnck gene encoding calcium/calmodulin-dependent protein kinase type 1 isoform X1, producing the protein MPLGKEFRKKAEDITAVYDLREKIGEGSFSVVYVAQHRRTLKLVAVKCIRKRALKGKEGMLENEIAVLRRINHPNIVALEETFETSTKLYLVMTLVTGGELLDRILEKGSYTERDASRVIQQVLEAVQYLHQLGIVHRDLKPENLLYQTPSEDSKIVISDFGLSKMEEQGVLTTACGTPAYVAPELLQQKSYGKEVDLWALGVITYILLCGYPPFYDESESHMYRQIIKAEYEFDSPYWDEISNSAKDFIPHMLQKEPEKRYNCEQALKHLWISGGAALEKNIHGSVSKQIQKNFAKSQWKRAFNATMVVRHLSKKNLVVEEEAKDKAETKATL
- the pnck gene encoding calcium/calmodulin-dependent protein kinase type 1 isoform X3, producing the protein MPLGKEFRKKAEDITAVYDLREKIGEGSFSVVYVAQHRRTLKLVAVKCIRKRALKGKEGMLENEIAVLRSVTGGELLDRILEKGSYTERDASRVIQQVLEAVQYLHQLGIVHRDLKPENLLYQTPSEDSKIVISDFGLSKMEEQGVLTTACGTPAYVAPELLQQKSYGKEVDLWALGVITYILLCGYPPFYDESESHMYRQIIKAEYEFDSPYWDEISNSAKDFIPHMLQKEPEKRYNCEQALKHLWISGGAALEKNIHGSVSKQIQKNFAKSQWKRAFNATMVVRHLSKKNLVVEEEAKDKAETKATL
- the pnck gene encoding calcium/calmodulin-dependent protein kinase type 1B isoform X4 gives rise to the protein MPLGKEFRKKAEDITAVYDLREKIGEGSFSVVYVAQHRRTLKLVAVKCIRKRALKGKEGMLENEIAVLRRINHPNIVALEETFETSTKLYLVMTLVTGGELLDRILEKGSYTERDASRVIQQVLEAVQYLHQLGIVHRDLKPENLLYQTPSEDSKIVISDFGLSKMEEQGVLTTACGTPAYVAPELLQQKSYGKEVDLWALGVITYILLCGYPPFYDESESHMYRQIIKAEYEFDSPYWDEISNSAKDFIPHMLQKEPEKRYNCEQALKHLWISMKSIL